The Medicago truncatula cultivar Jemalong A17 chromosome 4, MtrunA17r5.0-ANR, whole genome shotgun sequence genome includes a region encoding these proteins:
- the LOC112418483 gene encoding glutathione S-transferase T3: MGYPSQTPPFNGYMPMMNENFQSVGEYPEYSTQINRGGMTRANEVIPIAEDTTPKSKRNPQPGWNTEQNLVLISGWIKFGTCSVVGRNQTSEAYWGKIVEYCNEHCSFDPPRDIIACRNRFNYTSKVINKWIGAYESAKRLQGSGWSEDDVLVKVQELFACGKNVQFTLKEEWRALRDQPRYGSQMGGNVGSGSSGSKRSHEDSVGSSARPMGREATKLKGKKKSKDADGLEQVEKEWVQFKEIKVQEIEQLKEFNSNQQEKNRLKKMKLYVKLSSEEHLDDRKKARLEELECELF, encoded by the coding sequence ATGGGATATCCATCTCAGACACCACCatttaatggttatatgccaatgatgaatgaaaattttcaaagtGTTGGTGAATATCCTGAATATTCAACACAAATAAATCGTGGTGGAATGACAAGAGCTAATGAAGTCATTCCAATTGCAGAGGATACAACTCCTAAGAGCAAGAGAAATCCGCAACCAGGATGGAACACCGAACAAAATCTGGTGCTAATTAGTGGATGGATAAAATTTGGAACATGCAGCGTTGTCGGGAGAAACCAGACAAGTGAAGCATATTGGGGTAAAATTGTTGAGTATTGCAATGAGCATTGCTCATTCGATCCTCCGCGTGATATAATTGCTTGCCGAAACCGTTTTAATTATACGagcaaagtaataaataaatggattggTGCTTATGAAAGTGCTAAGCGTTTGCAAGGAAGCGGTTGGtcggaagatgatgttttgGTAAAAGTGCAGGAATTATTTGCATGTGGGAAGAATgttcaatttactttaaaagaaGAATGGCGCGCTCTCCGTGATCAACCACGTTATGGTAGTCAAATGGGAGGAAATGTTGGGTCAGGAAGTAGTGGATCTAAGAGATCTCACGAGGACTCTGTAGGATCTAGTGCTCGTCCAATGGGTAGGGAGGCAACtaaattaaaaggtaaaaagaaaagtaaggACGCTGATGGCTTGGAGCAGGTGGAAAAGGAGTGGGTTCAATTCAAAGAAATCAAGGTGCAAgagattgaacaattgaaagagtTCAACTCGAATCAACAGGAGAAAAAcagattgaagaaaatgaaactgTATGTAAAGTTAAGTTCCGAAGAGCATCTTGATGACCGGAAAAAAGCGCGGTTGGAGGAGTTGGAGTGTGAGctgttttga
- the LOC25479439 gene encoding transcription factor SPT20 homolog: MEEAKALHQQQQQQQQQQQQLLIQEQQRQQQQQHFMLLQQLQKQQQQQQQAAAISRFPSNIDAHLRPIRPPLNLQQNPNPNPNSNPILNLHQNPNSNHQQQQQQKMIRPGNQMELQMAYQDAWRVCHPDFKRPFSSLEDACERLLPYHVVADYEAEEDDRILDSDTTGQMLSRSQQWDNNIAAKIAEFTATFEKQALAFNIISQKRSLGEFRSEERLMIEQALLQEEKRALIELRAELESREKAGREAHEAKLRMAAMYQAEQQARADSQSHAEMMSRAPIRGSALGSQGSDIGIVGHDMGDQDHGEMMNGWGNNAQRDEKEPSEDFLNDEAENGDTGTPDGWREVGEFDLNAR; the protein is encoded by the exons atggaagaagcAAAGGCACTTCATCAgcaacagcagcaacaacagcaacaacaacaacaactattgATTCAAGAACAACagcgacaacaacaacaacaacattttatGCTCTTACAGCAATTGCAaaagcagcagcaacaacaacagcaagcAGCTGCGATTTCTCGATTCCCATCCAACATTGACGCTCACTTGCGTCCCATAAGACCGCCTCTCAATCTTCaacaaaaccctaaccctaaccctaattccAATCCCATTCTTAATTTACACCAGAACCCTAATTCAAACCACCAGCAGCAGCAACAGCAAAAGATGATCCGACCCGGTAATCAAATGGAGCTCCAGATGGCTTATCAAGACGCTTGGCGGGTCTGTCACCCGGATTTCAAGCGACCCTTTTCTTCTCTTGAAGATGCCTGCGAGAG ATTATTGCCATATCATGTTGTGGCAGATTATGAAGCCGAAGAGGATGATAGGATACTTGATTCCGACACAACTGGCCAGATGCTTTCAAGGTCCCAGCAGTGGGATAATAATATTGCTGCTAAAATTGCTGAGTTTACCGCAACTTTTGAGAAGCAAGCACTTGCCTTCAACATAATATCGCAAAAGAGAAGTTTGGGAGAATTTCGGTCTGAGGAGAGACTAATGATTGAACAGGCACTTCTCCAAGAGGAAAAACGGGCACTGATCGAATTAAGAGCTGAATTAGAATCCAGGGAGAAGGCTGGTCGTGAAGCCCACGAGGCTAAACTACGGATGGCAGCAATGTATCAAGCAGAGCAGCAGGCAAGGGCTGATTCACAGTCTCATGCTGAAATGATGTCTCGAGCCCCCATAAGAGGGAGTGCACTTGGATCCCAAGGGAGTGATATTGGGATTGTTGGCCATGACATGGGAGATCAGGATCACGGTGAGATGATGAATGGATGGGGAAACAATGCACAGAGAGATGAGAAGGAGCCATCTGAGGATTTCTTGAACGACGAAGCTGAAAATGGTGACACTGGCACGCCCGATGGCTGGCGTGAGGTTGGTGAATTTGATTTGAATGCTAGATGA
- the LOC120579912 gene encoding uncharacterized protein gives MRGFPGMIGSIDCMHWEWKNCPKGWEGQFTRGDEGTTTVILEAVASHDLRIWHAFFGCPGTLNDINVLDRSPVFDDVEQGKAPRVNYFVNQRPYNMTYYLADGIYPSYPTFVKSIQLPQSEPDKLFAKHQEACRKDIERAFGVF, from the coding sequence ATGCGGGGGTTCCCAGGGATGATTGGGAGTATTGACTGCATGCACTGGGAGtggaaaaattgtcctaaaggATGGGAAGGTCAATTCACCAGGGGGGATGAGGGAACCACCACAGTTATTCTTGAAGCAGTTGCATCTCATGATCTACGGATCTGGCATGCCTTTTTTGGATGTCCGGGAACGTTGAACGATATAAACGTTCTAGACCGGTCACCAGTGTTTGATGATGTGGAACAGGGAAAGGCTCCAAGGGTGAATTACTTTGTGAATCAACGTCCCTATAATATGACATACTATCTAGCTGATGGTATCTACCCTTCTTATCCAACTTTCGTCAAATCGATTCAACTTCCTCAAAGTGAACCCGataagttatttgcaaaacatcaggAGGCATGTCGGAAGGACATTGAACGTGCTTTTGGAGTGTTTTAA